Proteins found in one Capillibacterium thermochitinicola genomic segment:
- the spoVAD gene encoding stage V sporulation protein AD: protein MGKKTGKQTYYFTNPPVIISTGTVAGPIEGQGPLQADFDEILTDPRNNEKTFEKAERSILTRACQLALDHASCPTGEVDLFLAGDLLNQIISSNFTAATLNIPFLGLYGACSTAALGLGLGAMLLDGGFAGTVLTATSSHNSTAERQYRFPTEYGAQRRPYQQWTVTGAGAALLGYDRPGPKITAVTFGRVVDLGSTDPLNMGAAMAPAAADTIRQHFEDTGWDPNVFDLIVTGDLGKIGFELCREELAESGLKLGDNFSDCGIMIYDLDKQDVHAGGSGCAASALVTYGHLYKRFQRQEIHRILLVGTGSLHSTTSVQQGDNIPCVAHAIRIEA, encoded by the coding sequence ATGGGGAAGAAAACAGGAAAGCAAACCTACTATTTTACCAATCCGCCTGTGATAATCAGCACCGGAACCGTCGCCGGCCCTATCGAAGGGCAGGGTCCTTTACAGGCCGATTTTGATGAAATCCTCACCGACCCGCGGAATAACGAAAAAACCTTTGAAAAAGCTGAGCGTTCAATTTTGACCCGGGCCTGTCAGCTCGCCCTGGACCATGCTTCCTGCCCAACGGGGGAAGTCGATCTCTTTCTGGCCGGGGACCTATTAAACCAGATTATCTCCTCCAACTTTACTGCCGCCACCTTAAACATCCCATTTCTTGGCCTCTACGGTGCCTGTTCCACCGCCGCCCTCGGTCTTGGTCTTGGAGCAATGCTCCTGGACGGCGGCTTTGCCGGAACGGTCCTCACCGCCACCTCCAGCCATAATTCCACGGCGGAAAGGCAATACCGTTTCCCCACCGAATACGGGGCCCAACGCCGCCCGTACCAACAATGGACCGTAACCGGGGCCGGAGCCGCGCTGCTCGGTTATGACCGGCCTGGACCAAAAATTACCGCCGTGACCTTCGGCCGGGTAGTCGATCTCGGTTCCACCGACCCGTTAAACATGGGGGCGGCAATGGCCCCCGCCGCCGCGGACACCATCCGTCAACACTTTGAAGACACCGGTTGGGATCCCAACGTCTTCGATCTGATTGTCACCGGCGATTTGGGGAAAATCGGCTTTGAACTTTGCCGTGAGGAACTGGCGGAAAGCGGTTTGAAGCTTGGTGACAACTTCTCCGACTGCGGGATCATGATTTACGATCTGGATAAACAGGATGTCCACGCCGGCGGCAGCGGTTGTGCCGCATCCGCCCTGGTCACCTATGGGCACCTGTATAAGCGATTCCAACGCCAGGAAATCCACCGGATCCTGCTGGTCGGGACCGGTTCCCTCCACAGTACCACCTCGGTTCAGCAGGGCGACAACATTCCTTGCGTTGCCCACGCGATCCGGATCGAGGCGTAA
- a CDS encoding thiamine pyrophosphate-binding protein: MSTQTIAQWVAAQLAAWGVKAVYGVPGDAILPLLAAFEAHPGLQFYSVNHEATAAFMASAYAKYTGELGVCVATSGPGIANLLNGLPVVPPRHPAGPSARTLSQHQAPIQSGGDRRGLAPFEPG; encoded by the coding sequence ATGTCCACGCAAACCATTGCCCAGTGGGTGGCGGCACAACTGGCCGCCTGGGGTGTCAAGGCCGTTTACGGGGTGCCGGGGGATGCCATCCTCCCGCTCCTCGCCGCCTTCGAAGCCCATCCTGGTCTGCAGTTTTACAGTGTAAACCACGAAGCGACCGCGGCCTTCATGGCGTCAGCTTACGCCAAATACACTGGCGAACTTGGGGTTTGTGTTGCCACCAGCGGTCCGGGAATCGCCAATCTCCTGAACGGTTTACCTGTGGTCCCGCCCCGCCACCCAGCCGGTCCGTCCGCCCGAACCTTATCTCAACACCAAGCCCCAATCCAGTCCGGAGGTGATCGACGCGGTCTTGCCCCTTTTGAACCAGGCTGA
- a CDS encoding thiamine pyrophosphate-dependent enzyme, which yields MIDAVLPLLNQAERPAILAGRGCCGLGPLLLDFAAHWESGITLTMPAKGIVPDAHPLVLGGLGPGGSEASSRMLAEADLLLIAGATWWPELYLPDQLAIVQIDTVPANIGGRIPVAYGLVGDLVHLLPRLQAGLQKREKPCWQRRLQELKADWQATIAPEYEAEGAPVPPGRAIKAIEAAVDADAVICLDVGDHTVWFNRLFNGTRQKILVSGGWRSMGKVIVFKNDWLAMERDRMELMALDYGVTRLHTPDFAAFARACGGKGYTVHDSAELDTVLPSALHSPEPAIVQIHTAAPIFPGLVSQLTRENQQQERSELVWV from the coding sequence GTGATCGACGCGGTCTTGCCCCTTTTGAACCAGGCTGAACGCCCCGCGATTTTGGCCGGACGCGGGTGTTGCGGATTGGGCCCGCTGCTCTTGGACTTCGCCGCCCACTGGGAGAGCGGAATTACGCTGACCATGCCCGCCAAAGGGATCGTCCCCGACGCCCACCCCCTCGTCCTCGGGGGGCTCGGCCCGGGCGGCAGCGAGGCATCCAGCCGGATGCTGGCCGAAGCCGACCTGCTCCTCATCGCCGGCGCGACCTGGTGGCCCGAACTTTACCTGCCCGACCAGCTCGCCATCGTCCAGATCGACACCGTCCCCGCCAACATTGGCGGGCGGATCCCGGTCGCCTACGGCCTCGTTGGCGACCTTGTCCACCTGCTCCCCCGTTTACAAGCAGGTCTCCAAAAAAGAGAAAAACCCTGCTGGCAGCGGCGGCTGCAGGAGTTGAAAGCCGATTGGCAGGCCACGATTGCGCCCGAATACGAAGCCGAAGGCGCGCCGGTCCCACCGGGCCGGGCGATCAAAGCCATCGAAGCCGCCGTCGACGCTGATGCCGTAATCTGCTTGGACGTGGGCGACCATACCGTCTGGTTTAACCGCCTCTTTAACGGAACCCGCCAAAAAATCCTGGTCTCCGGGGGCTGGCGCTCAATGGGTAAGGTAATCGTCTTTAAAAATGACTGGTTGGCAATGGAGCGGGACCGCATGGAACTCATGGCGCTGGACTATGGAGTAACCCGGCTGCACACCCCGGATTTTGCCGCCTTTGCCCGGGCCTGCGGCGGAAAGGGTTATACCGTTCATGATTCGGCCGAACTGGACACGGTTTTACCTTCGGCGCTGCACAGTCCGGAACCGGCGATCGTCCAGATCCACACGGCTGCTCCCATCTTCCCGGGTCTTGTCTCCCAACTGACCAGAGAAAACCAGCAGCAGGAAAGGAGCGAATTAGTATGGGTCTAA
- a CDS encoding FMN-binding glutamate synthase family protein, with protein sequence MGLIEEISRTLIDRIADQLLLRLMRDPYVENLWELISTTMKVTPRDLMEIVLRAEKGKPLGRPFGTVYHFSPWQELLFNPVHLVRLPTVDEKSVETKVTLGPKAKRPLELAIPIIISGMSYGGAISKQARFALAKAATAAGTAINTGEGAYIPEERELAAKYIYQYHRGQWPHGNKKEFYTMADMVEIQLGQGAQASAPQTTKADKIDEEFRQIFGLKEGEDAVIASRLPGLKSGEDLKRLVARLKEETGGVPISYKFAASHYLEEEIELALAAGVDVIVIDGAEAGTHAGQPLIADSFGLPTMYALVRAADYLEEKGVRDQVSLIAAGGLLSPDHFLKAMALGADAVYIGTAAVMAMIHTQMVETSPFEPPTQLVLYSGRLKDKLDIDRAAQSLTNYLNSCVAEMVLGTVALGKKALSEVDRRDLCALIPTVAEITGVELGYRRKEAARFPMGEQPARVGEEAQVTH encoded by the coding sequence ATGGGTCTAATCGAAGAAATCAGTCGTACCCTGATCGACAGGATCGCCGACCAATTGCTTCTCCGTTTAATGCGCGACCCATATGTCGAGAATCTTTGGGAGCTCATCTCGACGACAATGAAGGTAACCCCCCGCGATCTGATGGAGATTGTCCTGCGTGCCGAGAAAGGGAAGCCTTTGGGCCGCCCCTTCGGCACCGTCTATCACTTCTCGCCCTGGCAGGAATTGTTGTTCAACCCGGTGCATCTGGTCCGCTTACCGACCGTTGACGAAAAAAGCGTCGAGACGAAAGTCACACTAGGGCCGAAAGCGAAACGCCCGTTGGAGCTGGCGATCCCGATCATCATCTCCGGGATGTCCTACGGCGGTGCCATCAGTAAACAAGCCCGCTTTGCTTTGGCCAAGGCCGCCACCGCGGCGGGGACCGCCATCAATACGGGCGAGGGAGCCTATATACCGGAAGAGCGCGAGTTGGCGGCCAAATATATCTACCAATACCACCGCGGGCAATGGCCCCACGGGAATAAAAAAGAATTCTACACTATGGCCGACATGGTCGAGATCCAGCTGGGCCAAGGGGCCCAGGCGTCGGCCCCGCAAACGACGAAAGCCGACAAGATTGATGAAGAGTTCCGGCAGATCTTCGGTCTGAAAGAAGGGGAGGATGCGGTGATCGCCTCCCGCCTCCCCGGACTGAAATCGGGGGAAGACCTGAAACGCTTGGTGGCCAGGTTAAAGGAAGAAACCGGTGGCGTCCCCATCTCCTATAAGTTTGCCGCCTCCCACTACCTGGAGGAAGAGATCGAGTTGGCGCTGGCGGCCGGGGTTGATGTCATCGTCATCGACGGGGCGGAAGCGGGAACCCACGCCGGTCAACCCCTGATCGCCGACAGTTTCGGTTTACCCACCATGTACGCCCTGGTCCGGGCGGCCGATTATCTGGAGGAAAAAGGCGTACGCGACCAGGTTTCCCTCATCGCCGCCGGCGGGCTCCTCTCCCCCGATCATTTCCTCAAGGCCATGGCCCTGGGGGCTGATGCCGTTTACATCGGCACCGCGGCGGTGATGGCGATGATCCATACCCAAATGGTGGAGACCAGTCCCTTTGAGCCCCCGACCCAACTGGTCTTGTACAGCGGGCGGCTCAAAGACAAACTGGATATCGACCGCGCCGCCCAAAGCCTCACCAACTACTTGAATTCCTGCGTCGCCGAGATGGTCTTGGGGACGGTTGCGCTGGGGAAAAAAGCCTTGTCCGAGGTGGACCGGCGGGACCTCTGCGCGCTCATCCCGACGGTGGCGGAGATCACCGGGGTGGAGTTGGGCTACCGGCGAAAAGAAGCCGCCCGGTTTCCCATGGGGGAACAGCCGGCGCGGGTTGGCGAGGAAGCCCAGGTTACCCACTGA
- a CDS encoding DUF362 domain-containing protein, with amino-acid sequence MKSKVFFTDMHVSKGQNLQQKLSRLIKSAGIDRIEFDKKFVAIKVHFGEPGNLAYLRPNYAKTIVDLVKERGGKPFLTDCNTLYVGGRKNALDHLDSAYLNGFSPFSTGCHVLIADGLKGTDEVLVPVEGGQHVKEAKIGRAIMDADIVISLNHFKGHELTGFGGALKNIGMGSGSRAGKMEMHSAGKPSVDHEKCVGCGVCAENCAHDAITIVDDKATIDLEVCTGCGRCIGVCAVDAVEAAGDESIEILNKKIVEYTWAVLHGRPHFHINLVIDVSPYCDCYGGNDIPIVPDVGMFASFDPVALDVACADAVNKQPVVAGSMLAQSSRTHGDYFTDIYPETNWRAAIDYAVKMGLGQKEYELITV; translated from the coding sequence ATGAAATCAAAAGTATTTTTCACCGATATGCACGTGTCGAAGGGCCAAAATCTACAACAGAAGCTTTCCCGTCTCATTAAAAGTGCCGGGATCGACCGGATTGAGTTTGACAAAAAGTTTGTGGCGATCAAGGTTCATTTCGGCGAGCCGGGGAATCTGGCCTACTTACGGCCAAATTACGCCAAGACCATTGTGGATCTGGTGAAGGAACGGGGCGGAAAGCCCTTCCTGACCGATTGCAATACTTTATACGTGGGGGGTCGGAAAAACGCCCTGGATCATCTGGATTCGGCCTACCTGAACGGATTTTCGCCCTTTTCCACCGGTTGCCACGTGTTGATCGCGGATGGTTTGAAAGGGACGGATGAAGTCCTGGTGCCGGTGGAGGGTGGCCAACATGTAAAGGAGGCGAAGATCGGCCGCGCGATTATGGATGCGGATATCGTGATCTCGCTGAACCACTTTAAAGGGCATGAACTGACCGGTTTTGGCGGTGCGTTGAAGAATATCGGGATGGGGAGCGGCTCGCGGGCCGGCAAGATGGAGATGCACAGTGCGGGAAAACCCTCGGTCGACCATGAAAAGTGTGTCGGTTGCGGCGTCTGTGCGGAAAACTGTGCCCACGACGCGATTACCATCGTGGACGACAAGGCGACGATTGACCTTGAAGTCTGTACGGGATGCGGGCGCTGTATCGGTGTTTGTGCGGTGGATGCGGTTGAGGCGGCCGGCGACGAGTCCATCGAGATCTTGAACAAGAAAATTGTCGAATACACCTGGGCGGTGTTGCACGGACGCCCCCATTTCCACATCAACCTGGTCATTGACGTGTCGCCCTACTGTGATTGCTATGGGGGAAATGATATCCCCATCGTGCCTGATGTTGGTATGTTTGCTTCTTTTGACCCGGTGGCTTTGGATGTGGCTTGTGCGGACGCGGTGAACAAGCAACCGGTGGTGGCCGGCAGCATGCTTGCCCAAAGCAGCCGCACCCATGGGGATTATTTCACCGATATCTACCCCGAAACCAACTGGCGGGCGGCGATTGACTACGCAGTAAAGATGGGGCTGGGCCAGAAAGAATACGAGTTGATTACGGTATAA